Proteins encoded within one genomic window of Triticum aestivum cultivar Chinese Spring chromosome 2D, IWGSC CS RefSeq v2.1, whole genome shotgun sequence:
- the LOC123052006 gene encoding 4-alpha-glucanotransferase DPE1, chloroplastic/amyloplastic: protein MALARTVPLPQLASASSLPRHRRCRLLLPAMSQARGPPARGIACRAATTTPAAVAAVGVGEDLPEGYEQMMPTVEASQRRRAGVLLHPTSLRGPHGIGDLGDQAIAFLDWLHGAGCTLWQVLPLVPPGRKSGEDGSPYSGQDANCGNTLLISLEELVKDGLLMENELPDPLDMEYVEFDTVANLKEPLIAKAAERLLQSPGELRRQYDEFKKNPDVSGWLEDAALFAAIDNSINAVSWSEWPEPLKDRHPGALKDIYENQKDFIENFMAQQFLFEKQWKRVRSHAQKLGISIMGDMPIYVGYHSADVWANRKSFLLDKNGFPTFVSGVPPDAFSKTGQLWNSPLYDWKSMEADGFAWWVKRIKRALDLYDEFRIDHFRGLAGFWAVPSGSEVAMFGSWRAGPRNAFFDALFKAVGRINIIAEDLGVITEDVVELRKSIGAPGMAVLQFAFGGGPGNPHLPHNHELNQVVYTGTHDNDTAVGWWQSLPEEEKQTVFKYLPQVSNLDVSWALIATALSSVARTSMVTMQDILSLGSSARMNTPATQKGNWKWRIPSCVSFDSLSLEEAKLKELLTLYGRL from the exons ATGGCGCTCGCGCGAACCGTCCCGCTCCCGCAGCTCGCTTCGGCCTCGTCCCTCCCCCggcaccgccgctgccgcctcctcctccccgcaatGTCGCAGGCGCGCGGCCCCCCCGCGCGAGGGATCGCCTGCCGCGCCGCGACGACGACGCCggccgcggtggcggcggtgggCGTCGGGGAGGACCTGCCCGAGGGCTACGAGCAGATGATGCCGACCGTGGAGGCCTCccagcggcggcgcgcgggggtCCTGCTGCACCCGACGTCGCTCCGCGGCCCGCACGGCATCGGCGACCTCGGCGACCAGGCAATCGCGTTCCTCGACTGGCTCCACGGCGCCGGCTGCACGCTCTGGCAG GTTCTTCCACTTGTTCCCCCGGGAAGAAAATCCGGGGAGGATGGTTCTCCTTATTCAGGACAG GATGCAAACTGCGGTAATACACTATTGATTTCTCTTGAAGAGCTTGTTAAAGATGGGCTGTTGATGGAAAACGAACTTCCTGATCCTTT AGATATGGAATATGTTGAATTTGACACTGTTGCTAATCTGAAAGAACCTCTTATTGCCAAG GCAGCAGAGAGGCTCCTACAGAGCCCTGGAGAGCTCAGAAGGCAGTATGACGAATTCAAGAAAAATCCAGATGTTTCAG GTTGGCTTGAAGATGCTGCACTTTTCGCTGCTATCGACAATAGCATCAATGCAGTGTCCTGGTCTGAGTGGCCTGAACCGCTGAAAGATCGCCATCCTGGAGCCTTGAAAGATATATATGAAAACCAGAAGGACTTT ATAGAAAATTTTATGGCACAACAGTTCTTATTTGAAAAGCAATGGAAACGGGTTCGTTCACATGCTCAGAAGCTGGGCATCAGCATAATGGGTGACATGCCTATATATGTTGGCTACCACAGCGCAGATGTTTGGGCAAACAGGAAATCATTTTTGCTG GACAAGAATGGTTTCCCTACATTTGTTAGTGGCGTTCCCCCTGATGCATTCAGTAAAACTGGTCAGCTATGGAACAG CCCATTGTATGACTGGAAATCTATGGAAGCAGATGGCTTTGCATGGTGGGTAAAGAGGATTAAACGTGCCCTTGATTTGTATGATGAGTTCCGTATTGACCATTTCCGGGGGCTTGCTGGTTTTTGGGCAGTTCCTTCGG GATCAGAAGTAGCGATGTTTGGAAGCTGGAGG GCTGGACCAAGGAATGCCTTTTTTGATGCGCTGTTCAAAGCTGTTGGTAGAATAAATATAATCGCTGAAGACCTG GGGGTGATAACCGAAGATGTTGTTGAGTTAAGGAAGTCTATTGGGGCTCCAGGGATGGCAGTTCTTCAGTTCG CTTTTGGCGGTGGTCCTGGCAACCCCCACTTACCTCATAACCATGAATTGAACCAAGTTGTATACACTGGGACACATGATAATGATACA GCTGTTGGCTGGTGGCAAAGTTTACCAGAGGAAGAGAAGCAAACT GTGTTCAAGTATCTACCGCAGGTCAGCAACTTGGATGTCTCTTGGGCGCTAATTGCTACTGCTCTCTCTTCCGTTGCAAGGACTTCCATGGTAACCATGCAGGACATACTCAGCCTTGGCAGCTCTGCTAGGATGAACACTCCAGCTACACAG AAAGGAAATTGGAAATGGAGGATACCAAGCTGTGTCAGCTTCGACAGCCTTAGCCTCGAAGAAGCAAAGCTGAAGGAGTTGCTTACGCTGTACGGCCGGCTGTGA